In Opitutaceae bacterium TAV5, one genomic interval encodes:
- a CDS encoding glycosyltransferase family 1 — MLSTFFRALPAALLFSAAASVPALAQTVTFDQDFSGVPSGTLLSEFNTSFLSFNNAHTVDEVTYDDDGFETSRVEKWRIDAAMDNPLTGAPLAVLDYGDGSTVGSAIDAYVALVLITFDQVYELGSFSVTLDLDTYGDSAADVRFLLDGDVVSTFPLDQSIAGNIATLTPGAGESFLFDAILLPSGDQYQALSITATAVPEPATWAALAGGALLAGAVIRRRHQRRAGA; from the coding sequence ATGCTCTCCACCTTCTTTCGCGCCCTTCCTGCGGCGCTTCTCTTCTCCGCCGCCGCCTCGGTGCCGGCTCTCGCGCAAACGGTCACGTTCGACCAGGACTTCAGCGGTGTGCCTTCGGGCACGCTCCTCAGCGAATTCAACACGAGCTTCCTTTCCTTCAACAACGCCCACACCGTCGACGAAGTGACGTATGACGACGACGGCTTCGAAACCTCGCGTGTCGAGAAGTGGCGGATCGACGCCGCCATGGATAACCCTCTGACAGGCGCCCCGCTGGCTGTCCTCGACTACGGTGACGGCAGCACCGTCGGCAGCGCCATCGATGCCTACGTCGCGCTCGTGCTCATCACCTTCGACCAGGTTTACGAACTCGGCTCGTTTTCCGTGACGCTTGATCTCGATACCTACGGTGATTCGGCGGCGGACGTGCGGTTCCTGCTCGACGGCGATGTCGTCTCGACCTTCCCGCTCGACCAGAGCATCGCCGGCAATATCGCCACCCTGACACCCGGCGCGGGCGAATCCTTCCTCTTCGACGCGATCCTCCTGCCCAGCGGAGATCAATACCAGGCGCTCTCCATCACCGCCACCGCCGTCCCCGAGCCCGCCACCTGGGCGGCGCTGGCCGGCGGTGCGCTCCTGGCCGGCGCCGTCATCCGCCGTCGCCACCAGCGCCGGGCGGGCGCGTGA
- a CDS encoding endonuclease has translation MSWWSRFRSVFARTLSPVSGGDAGERAAADHLRRKGCALIVRNWRNPRDRREEIDLVCDDGGVLVFVEVKTRAASALVPGYHTVDRKKKAILRRACRAYLDRLRPEPAHYRFDIVDVVTGAAGEIETVHHYENIPLFEARR, from the coding sequence ATGAGCTGGTGGTCACGATTCCGTTCGGTTTTCGCGCGCACGCTTTCGCCCGTCTCCGGCGGCGATGCCGGCGAGCGTGCGGCGGCCGATCACCTGCGCCGGAAAGGGTGCGCCCTCATCGTGCGCAACTGGCGCAATCCGCGCGACCGCCGCGAGGAGATCGACCTCGTCTGCGACGACGGCGGCGTGCTGGTTTTCGTCGAGGTCAAGACCCGCGCCGCGTCCGCGCTCGTGCCCGGCTACCACACGGTTGACCGCAAGAAAAAGGCGATCCTCCGGCGGGCCTGCCGCGCCTACCTCGACCGGCTGCGGCCCGAACCGGCGCATTACCGTTTCGACATCGTGGATGTCGTCACCGGCGCCGCCGGGGAAATCGAGACTGTGCATCATTACGAAAACATACCGTTGTTCGAAGCGCGGCGGTAA
- a CDS encoding sugar kinase produces MDVLCAGFACMDFSLTVPRHPAADEKLRAGSLGITGGGPAANAAVQVARLGGHTAFAGCVGNDLSGEQLRRAFADEGVGTSALVATLPQTPLAVILVKPDGQRSVVSHRETGACPEPPFPPARVVLIDGHRPEWTAGLAAHARACPAPLVLDAGSLNDATRDAARVADHVVASEAFACAALDGASPDEAGLEKLAARLSRTDATWVVTLGARGLVWRHEGKAGRLPAIRVRVTDTNGAGDAFHGGYAFALARGLPFAEMLRFASATAALACTRPGGWPSLPRAEEVERCLREYPM; encoded by the coding sequence ATTGATGTGCTTTGCGCCGGTTTTGCGTGCATGGATTTTTCGCTGACCGTTCCCCGTCACCCGGCGGCGGATGAAAAACTTCGCGCCGGTTCACTCGGCATCACTGGCGGCGGTCCTGCGGCCAACGCCGCCGTGCAGGTTGCCCGCCTCGGCGGCCACACGGCTTTTGCCGGATGTGTCGGCAACGATCTTTCCGGCGAACAACTCCGCCGCGCCTTCGCCGACGAAGGCGTCGGGACTTCCGCACTTGTCGCCACTTTGCCGCAAACTCCGCTCGCCGTCATTCTCGTCAAACCCGACGGACAGCGCAGCGTGGTCTCCCACCGTGAAACCGGCGCATGCCCGGAGCCGCCCTTCCCGCCCGCCCGCGTCGTCCTCATCGATGGCCATCGTCCCGAATGGACGGCCGGCCTGGCCGCCCATGCCCGGGCCTGCCCGGCGCCACTCGTGCTCGACGCCGGTTCGCTCAACGACGCCACGCGCGACGCGGCGCGGGTCGCCGATCATGTCGTGGCCTCCGAAGCCTTCGCCTGCGCCGCGCTCGATGGCGCGTCGCCGGATGAAGCCGGCCTGGAAAAACTCGCCGCCCGCCTGTCGCGGACCGATGCCACCTGGGTCGTGACGCTCGGTGCGCGCGGCCTCGTCTGGCGCCACGAGGGAAAGGCGGGGCGCCTGCCCGCCATTCGTGTCCGGGTAACGGATACGAACGGCGCCGGTGACGCCTTCCATGGCGGTTATGCCTTCGCCCTCGCCCGCGGTTTGCCGTTCGCCGAAATGCTCCGCTTCGCCAGCGCCACCGCCGCGCTCGCCTGCACCCGCCCCGGCGGCTGGCCTTCGTTGCCGCGAGCGGAAGAGGTGGAGCGGTGTCTGCGGGAGTACCCTATGTAG
- a CDS encoding alkaline phosphatase: MNTVTKAFLIRGLAGAALAGAALAPAAALAAPVVSRLTPPSLKFSYGDDGAPYISRFFIDQRFDLQATVSPDAGRTITGAKFLVDDVEVPGTVTFIPCNAPGLPADTVAPTLRAYSNTTPGVHTLKVVATQDDDTTVEAEGNFEVVGFTVNGRQAKNVIFMIGDGMGIAHRSAARIMYRGIVSGKSLAPLEMDDMPATALVKTASLNSIITDSAPGAACYSSGNKGNNNQQGVFPDDTTDAFDNPRIELIGEYLARTQQKSLGIVTTADVFDATPGAFGSHTQDRGAGTGICDGYLDEQAVNANLKVLLGGGRKWFLPAGETGSARSGPTGSTISAELAAAWNLTPGTSDPARDLLSDFEDAGFVYTPDRTTLAAIPADTTKLLGLFAFSNMNVAKDKLDGRRGITPAGATQSVVADYGFTDQPLLEEMTDAALRVLNKNRKGFVLMVEGASIDKQAHNMDTERWITDTIEFDKAIGVAKQFAAANPDTLIIVTADHECAGVNIIGASRVTDANLKALASAGGGAATLRDQVVGTYEVAGFPIYTLADDGYPQTTDIDYRMLVGYAANCDRYEDWLTNPRPLRDSQQPLNGEPPLNTYPGAPVNRDQAGDFFVTGQVPGSQAVHTGSDIPLTATGRASSLFRGVVDNTDVFFLAMQAIHGGASY; the protein is encoded by the coding sequence ATGAATACCGTAACCAAAGCCTTCCTCATCCGCGGGCTCGCGGGCGCGGCGCTTGCCGGCGCCGCTCTGGCTCCCGCCGCCGCCCTCGCGGCGCCTGTCGTGTCGCGCCTCACGCCGCCCAGCCTCAAGTTCAGCTACGGCGACGACGGCGCTCCGTATATCTCGCGCTTTTTCATCGATCAGCGTTTCGATCTTCAGGCCACGGTCAGCCCGGACGCAGGCAGGACGATCACCGGCGCGAAGTTTCTCGTCGATGACGTCGAGGTGCCCGGCACGGTGACATTCATCCCGTGCAACGCGCCCGGCCTCCCGGCCGACACCGTGGCTCCCACGCTCCGCGCCTACAGCAACACTACGCCCGGCGTCCACACGCTCAAGGTGGTGGCCACCCAGGACGACGACACCACGGTCGAGGCCGAGGGCAATTTCGAGGTTGTCGGTTTCACGGTCAACGGACGCCAGGCGAAGAACGTGATCTTCATGATCGGCGACGGCATGGGCATCGCCCACCGTTCCGCCGCGCGCATCATGTACCGCGGCATCGTTTCCGGCAAATCGCTCGCCCCGCTCGAAATGGATGACATGCCGGCCACTGCGCTGGTGAAAACGGCCTCGCTCAACTCCATCATCACCGACTCCGCGCCCGGCGCCGCCTGCTATTCCTCCGGCAACAAGGGCAACAACAACCAGCAGGGCGTGTTCCCCGACGACACGACCGACGCGTTCGACAATCCGCGCATCGAGCTCATCGGCGAATACCTCGCCCGCACGCAACAAAAGTCCCTTGGCATCGTGACCACGGCCGATGTGTTCGACGCCACTCCCGGCGCCTTCGGCAGCCACACCCAGGACCGTGGCGCGGGCACCGGCATCTGCGACGGCTATCTCGACGAGCAGGCCGTAAACGCCAACCTCAAGGTGCTGCTCGGCGGCGGCCGCAAGTGGTTCCTGCCCGCCGGCGAGACCGGCTCGGCCCGCTCGGGTCCCACCGGCTCTACCATCAGCGCCGAACTCGCCGCCGCCTGGAATCTCACGCCCGGCACGAGCGATCCCGCCCGCGATCTCCTGTCGGATTTCGAGGATGCCGGCTTTGTCTACACGCCCGACCGCACCACGCTCGCCGCCATCCCGGCCGACACGACAAAACTCCTCGGCCTCTTCGCCTTCTCCAACATGAACGTGGCCAAGGACAAACTCGATGGCCGCCGCGGCATCACGCCGGCCGGCGCCACGCAGTCTGTCGTCGCCGATTACGGCTTCACGGACCAGCCGCTGCTCGAGGAGATGACCGACGCCGCCCTTCGCGTGCTCAACAAGAACCGCAAGGGTTTTGTCCTCATGGTCGAGGGCGCCTCGATCGACAAGCAGGCGCACAACATGGACACCGAACGCTGGATCACCGACACCATCGAGTTCGACAAGGCGATCGGCGTGGCCAAGCAGTTCGCCGCCGCCAATCCCGACACGCTCATCATCGTGACGGCCGACCATGAATGCGCCGGCGTCAACATCATCGGCGCCTCCCGCGTCACCGACGCCAACCTCAAGGCCCTCGCTTCCGCGGGCGGCGGCGCGGCGACCCTGCGTGACCAGGTCGTGGGCACTTATGAAGTCGCCGGCTTCCCGATCTACACGCTCGCCGACGACGGCTATCCGCAGACGACCGACATCGACTATCGCATGCTCGTCGGCTACGCCGCCAACTGCGACCGCTACGAAGACTGGCTGACCAACCCGCGCCCGCTGCGCGACAGCCAGCAGCCGCTCAACGGCGAGCCTCCGCTCAACACCTATCCCGGAGCCCCGGTGAATCGCGACCAGGCGGGCGACTTCTTCGTCACCGGTCAGGTCCCGGGCAGCCAGGCCGTGCACACCGGCTCGGATATCCCGCTCACGGCGACGGGCCGCGCTTCCAGCCTCTTCCGCGGCGTGGTGGACAACACCGACGTCTTCTTCCTCGCGATGCAGGCCATCCACGGCGGCGCATCGTACTGA